A portion of the Pseudomonas koreensis genome contains these proteins:
- a CDS encoding glycosyltransferase, with protein MLKIGNATVAETVRFHVDETAECIIEDDVQLRDHVVIECGAGGYLRIASGTVVNYGTWINGSGKVSIGKDVLIAPNVSITSSSHRYDLRAPIKDQGLRLANVNIGDDVWIGANASVLAGSDIGRGAVIAANSVVKFNVPAESIAAGDPAVKVASRKYKRVVFYTLPLILRERPTLFSSIVDVYLPLANKFADEGWECVFVGSDELRDEYPEFRHSWISPAAYGADYAQSSHPDWLADWKCLLNKQPLAFHDRFVASLIEQVEPDLVFCWNYDGSLETACQARNVPLIFNELGMLRAPNPMAYYSDTRGVNVRSGFSAEFAEYQLQAADLPKDAALTKLAQMEDLYRFQGADRVPTVLILLQVQDDSNIIMGSPFASMAEYVRHVLAAVDGAPFTVVVKPHPLDEVPDLPGHVQVANKEDSITDLIAGADVVFTINSSAGFEAALAGKTVYALGKAPYSGTGLTIDVERPQDLLSLWQTHGAVSPCSAELRAQVLDFAQSRYFLSEAQFNEPSAHLTRLARTMPLESERGEFDPDLESYRQQSYIRWLEEKIQEAQGELATINDSFLAARGELTNVREELLLTKDQLSDMQDNFNSAQDRYRQDNDDLVQIQSQLLLEQEQLNLQLESRKSEVEALEHNLHHVYASKSWRLTRPIRGFRRLLLWGYWRFRSLLLRGYWRFRSLLLRGYWKFRSLLLRGYWRFRSLLLRVYWHSRSLFVNPRAVLRPIYQKLPFLIGVRMRLGRIVSAAQAKMMRAINSQHNLKAIQTIADRRFGYAPGTPLFDVQPVVDISVVTYNSSKWVDGFFASVKAQQYPLHKLNLCFVDNGSKDSTVGDLQRWKTQLGTELAGFEIIQGGNVGFGLGHDRAIKTGHAEFVLISNIDIVFAPDSISRVVATAQADTPGAVASWELRQAPYEHPKYYDPVTHETNWSSHACILIRRSAYAKVGGYEHEIFMYGEDVELSYRFRSYGYQLKYCPGAVVYHYTYEHENHVKPIQFTGSTLANAYLRLRYGDLSDRFGALVLQAALLFRPEVYAGARRDLIGNIGKVLRKAPHFLSGKGSSKEASYPFRGFDYEMIRDGAFWTIGEPLAEAPLVTIVTRTYRNRNEFLRQAIMSVLNQTYPNVELVIVEDGGETMKDLVAEFQSPDGRPIRFYGMDKVGRSVTGNYGLEMARGTYCMFLDDDDLLFSDHVEVLVAALAKNRESVAAYSLAMEVGTNVAADGRYIEVSHETPSYYKHEYDYDILLDHNFIPIQSLLFQRSLYLQRGGFETDMSNLEDWNLWLRYGYGNTFTYVAKTTSLFRTPADPNVRLERHKLLHEAYNMAKDRAAKSCESYSLSN; from the coding sequence ATGCTTAAGATCGGTAATGCGACTGTTGCAGAAACAGTACGATTTCATGTTGATGAAACCGCCGAGTGCATCATTGAGGATGATGTTCAATTGCGCGACCACGTCGTCATCGAGTGTGGTGCGGGCGGTTATCTGCGCATCGCTTCCGGTACGGTCGTCAACTATGGAACCTGGATCAATGGCAGCGGCAAGGTCAGCATAGGCAAAGATGTGCTGATTGCCCCCAACGTATCCATCACTTCATCGTCTCACCGTTATGACCTGCGGGCGCCGATCAAGGATCAGGGGTTGCGTCTCGCCAACGTGAACATTGGAGACGATGTCTGGATCGGCGCCAACGCGTCGGTTCTGGCCGGGTCGGATATCGGCCGCGGCGCGGTGATTGCGGCGAACTCGGTGGTGAAATTCAATGTGCCTGCTGAAAGCATCGCGGCGGGCGATCCAGCGGTTAAAGTGGCATCGCGCAAGTATAAGCGTGTGGTGTTTTACACTTTGCCGCTGATACTGCGCGAGCGGCCAACACTGTTCAGCAGCATTGTAGATGTCTATCTGCCGCTGGCGAACAAGTTTGCCGACGAGGGTTGGGAGTGCGTGTTTGTCGGTTCCGACGAACTTAGAGACGAGTATCCCGAATTCAGGCACAGCTGGATCAGTCCCGCTGCTTACGGTGCAGATTACGCGCAATCCAGTCATCCTGACTGGTTAGCGGACTGGAAGTGCTTGCTCAACAAACAACCGTTGGCATTTCATGACCGGTTTGTTGCATCGTTGATCGAGCAGGTGGAGCCCGACCTGGTGTTCTGCTGGAACTACGATGGCAGTTTGGAGACGGCCTGCCAAGCCAGGAATGTCCCACTGATTTTCAACGAGTTGGGTATGTTGCGCGCACCCAACCCGATGGCCTATTACTCGGATACCCGGGGAGTCAACGTGCGCAGTGGCTTCAGCGCCGAGTTCGCTGAATATCAGCTGCAAGCTGCGGATCTGCCGAAGGATGCAGCTCTGACGAAGCTTGCGCAGATGGAAGACCTCTATCGCTTCCAGGGCGCCGACCGGGTTCCCACGGTGCTGATCCTGCTTCAGGTACAGGATGATTCCAACATAATCATGGGATCTCCGTTCGCAAGCATGGCCGAGTATGTCAGGCATGTGCTCGCTGCGGTTGACGGCGCGCCGTTCACGGTAGTCGTCAAACCTCATCCGCTGGATGAGGTGCCGGATCTGCCTGGGCACGTTCAGGTCGCCAACAAGGAAGACAGTATCACCGACCTGATTGCCGGCGCGGACGTGGTGTTCACGATCAACTCCTCGGCAGGTTTTGAAGCCGCATTGGCAGGCAAAACGGTATATGCCTTGGGCAAAGCGCCCTATAGTGGCACCGGGCTGACCATTGACGTTGAACGCCCGCAGGATCTTCTGTCGCTTTGGCAAACCCACGGTGCGGTGTCGCCATGCTCGGCAGAGTTGCGCGCACAGGTTCTGGATTTTGCCCAGTCGCGTTACTTTCTGAGCGAGGCGCAATTCAACGAGCCTTCGGCACACCTCACTCGACTGGCACGCACCATGCCCCTTGAGTCGGAGCGAGGCGAGTTTGATCCGGATCTGGAAAGCTACCGCCAGCAATCCTATATCCGCTGGCTCGAAGAAAAGATTCAGGAAGCGCAAGGTGAGCTTGCGACCATCAATGACAGCTTTCTGGCCGCAAGGGGCGAGCTGACGAATGTCAGGGAAGAACTGCTTTTGACGAAGGACCAACTCTCAGACATGCAAGACAATTTCAACTCAGCGCAGGACCGATACCGGCAAGATAACGATGACCTGGTGCAGATCCAGAGCCAGCTCCTTTTGGAGCAAGAGCAACTGAATCTCCAGCTCGAATCCCGCAAATCAGAGGTAGAGGCGCTCGAGCACAATCTTCATCACGTCTATGCCTCTAAATCCTGGCGTTTGACTCGACCGATCCGTGGCTTTCGGAGATTGCTGTTGTGGGGCTACTGGAGGTTCCGCAGCCTGTTGCTGCGTGGCTACTGGAGGTTCCGCAGCCTGTTGCTGCGTGGCTACTGGAAGTTCCGCAGTCTGTTGCTGCGTGGCTACTGGAGGTTCCGCAGCCTGTTACTACGCGTCTACTGGCATTCTCGTAGCCTCTTCGTCAATCCTCGCGCCGTCCTGCGGCCGATCTACCAGAAACTACCGTTTCTGATCGGCGTGCGCATGCGCTTGGGCCGAATTGTGAGCGCAGCGCAAGCGAAAATGATGCGCGCCATCAATTCACAGCACAACCTGAAGGCCATACAGACGATTGCCGATCGACGCTTTGGTTATGCGCCCGGTACTCCGCTGTTCGACGTACAACCCGTGGTCGATATCTCGGTCGTGACTTACAACAGCAGCAAATGGGTCGATGGGTTTTTCGCGTCTGTAAAAGCGCAACAATATCCGCTGCACAAGCTCAATCTGTGTTTCGTCGATAATGGATCCAAAGACTCTACAGTAGGTGATCTGCAGCGTTGGAAAACTCAGCTGGGCACCGAGCTTGCGGGTTTTGAAATCATCCAGGGAGGGAACGTCGGCTTTGGGCTGGGGCATGACAGGGCGATCAAAACCGGGCATGCGGAATTTGTGCTCATCAGCAATATCGATATTGTCTTCGCACCTGACTCGATCTCCCGAGTCGTGGCAACGGCGCAGGCGGACACTCCGGGTGCCGTCGCCTCATGGGAATTACGCCAAGCGCCGTACGAGCATCCGAAATATTACGATCCTGTCACCCACGAGACCAACTGGTCTTCCCATGCCTGCATCCTGATTCGGCGCTCTGCGTACGCCAAAGTGGGCGGGTACGAACATGAAATATTCATGTACGGCGAAGATGTCGAGTTGTCTTACCGATTCCGTTCCTACGGCTATCAGTTGAAATACTGCCCAGGCGCAGTGGTGTATCACTACACTTATGAACACGAAAACCATGTGAAACCGATCCAGTTCACCGGCAGTACGCTGGCGAACGCCTACCTGCGCCTGCGTTATGGCGATTTGAGTGACAGGTTCGGTGCGTTGGTTCTTCAAGCGGCTCTGTTGTTCCGGCCCGAAGTGTATGCCGGAGCGCGCCGTGATCTGATCGGCAACATCGGCAAGGTACTGCGCAAGGCCCCCCACTTTTTGTCTGGCAAGGGCAGCAGCAAAGAGGCCAGTTACCCGTTCCGTGGTTTTGACTACGAGATGATCCGTGACGGCGCGTTCTGGACGATAGGTGAACCACTGGCCGAAGCTCCCCTGGTAACGATCGTTACCAGGACCTACCGCAACCGCAACGAGTTCCTGCGTCAGGCAATCATGTCGGTGCTCAACCAGACATATCCGAACGTGGAACTGGTGATCGTGGAGGATGGCGGCGAGACCATGAAGGATCTTGTTGCCGAATTTCAGTCTCCGGATGGTCGCCCGATCCGTTTCTACGGGATGGACAAAGTGGGTCGTTCGGTCACCGGTAACTATGGCCTCGAGATGGCTCGGGGTACCTATTGCATGTTCCTCGATGACGATGATCTGTTGTTTTCTGATCACGTCGAAGTACTGGTCGCAGCGCTGGCCAAGAACCGCGAATCGGTAGCCGCGTACTCGCTTGCTATGGAGGTCGGGACAAACGTTGCCGCTGATGGTCGTTACATTGAGGTCAGTCATGAAACGCCGTCGTACTACAAGCACGAGTATGACTATGACATTTTGCTGGATCACAATTTCATCCCGATCCAATCGCTGCTTTTTCAACGATCGCTGTATCTGCAGCGGGGTGGTTTCGAGACGGACATGAGCAATTTGGAAGACTGGAATCTTTGGCTCAGATACGGATACGGCAACACGTTTACGTATGTGGCCAAAACCACCTCCCTGTTCCGCACACCAGCCGATCCGAACGTACGTCTGGAGCGGCACAAGTTGTTGCACGAGGCTTACAACATGGCCAAGGACAGAGCGGCAAAGTCTTGCGAAAGTTACAGTCTGTCAAACTGA
- a CDS encoding ComEA family DNA-binding protein, with translation MRTSYFYSLIFALMASASIAATATPAPPAGETGDQRSLTTQESRPGQIDLNHADAATLQRELAGIGKAKAEAIVAYRETNGLFSSVDELLEVKGIGKAILERNRDKLDLN, from the coding sequence ATGCGTACAAGTTATTTCTATTCTTTGATTTTTGCTTTGATGGCCAGTGCTTCGATCGCTGCGACCGCCACACCTGCCCCTCCTGCGGGCGAAACTGGCGATCAGAGATCGTTGACCACTCAAGAGTCTCGCCCCGGCCAGATTGATCTCAACCATGCCGACGCTGCAACGTTGCAGCGGGAGCTGGCTGGAATTGGCAAGGCAAAGGCGGAGGCTATTGTTGCTTATCGGGAAACTAACGGCTTATTTTCTTCAGTGGATGAGCTTCTTGAGGTGAAGGGTATTGGCAAAGCCATACTTGAGAGGAATCGAGACAAGCTAGATCTGAACTGA
- a CDS encoding acyltransferase family protein, whose amino-acid sequence MQHKDNNLNLLRLIAALMVLYAHSFAFYGNPPPGFLGLASYGGLGIEIFFIISGYLIVKSWDFTPSATNFLIKRSLRIFPALIVVVLISMFILGPLFTTLTVGEYFNHPEFWAYLRNIILSPVFYLPGVLEHARVPNAVNGSLWSLPVEFFMYLVVMALGLVLRSSRWAYIAVTALFALTVIFWCWRDAPSVVFYGTDVRNVFLTGIYFMIGACYAKWRLERWFSLSGVCMLIMATILLAPYAPVSKILLWLTLPYVVLAYGLSSSRLGSWVNRVGDCSYGVYIYAFPVQQFVLLKFPNISYPLYLFVTIVITLVLGYASWHLVEKRLLKFKPKDKSKAMVGIDNVKPVFVPETGESLKSMSPDR is encoded by the coding sequence ATGCAGCATAAGGATAATAATTTAAACCTGCTTCGGCTGATCGCTGCGTTGATGGTTCTTTATGCCCACTCGTTTGCGTTCTATGGCAATCCCCCTCCCGGCTTCCTTGGACTCGCCTCTTATGGTGGCCTCGGTATAGAGATTTTTTTCATTATTAGCGGTTATTTGATCGTGAAGAGCTGGGACTTCACCCCCTCGGCCACCAACTTTCTGATCAAGCGTTCCTTACGGATTTTCCCGGCACTGATAGTAGTTGTCCTGATAAGTATGTTCATTCTCGGGCCGCTATTCACCACGTTGACAGTCGGCGAATATTTCAACCACCCGGAATTCTGGGCGTATCTGAGAAATATCATCTTGAGCCCGGTGTTCTATTTGCCCGGTGTACTTGAGCATGCAAGAGTGCCTAACGCTGTCAACGGTTCGCTGTGGAGTTTGCCGGTCGAATTCTTCATGTATCTGGTGGTCATGGCGCTGGGACTTGTTCTGCGCAGCTCGCGCTGGGCCTATATTGCGGTAACGGCACTGTTCGCACTGACAGTGATTTTCTGGTGCTGGCGCGATGCCCCGTCGGTGGTGTTTTACGGCACTGATGTGCGCAATGTTTTCCTCACCGGTATCTACTTCATGATTGGCGCCTGCTACGCGAAGTGGCGGCTCGAACGTTGGTTCAGCCTCTCAGGTGTTTGTATGCTGATCATGGCGACCATTTTATTGGCGCCGTACGCCCCGGTGTCCAAAATTCTTTTATGGTTGACCTTGCCATACGTTGTTCTGGCTTATGGTCTGTCCAGCAGTCGACTGGGCAGCTGGGTCAATCGTGTGGGTGACTGCTCATACGGCGTATATATTTACGCATTCCCGGTTCAGCAGTTTGTCCTGCTCAAATTTCCGAATATTTCCTACCCTTTATACTTGTTCGTCACCATTGTCATTACCTTAGTGCTCGGATACGCCTCGTGGCATCTGGTAGAAAAACGTTTGTTGAAGTTCAAACCCAAGGATAAGTCCAAGGCTATGGTTGGTATTGATAACGTCAAACCGGTATTCGTGCCAGAAACCGGTGAAAGTCTTAAGTCGATGAGCCCGGATCGTTAA
- a CDS encoding ABC transporter permease: MSWLRGMLADRRILLSLVSNDLRARYLTNYLGFLWVFIQPCATTLILWFVFQFGFKAAPHGDFPFVLWLVCGLVPWFFTVEALNAGCTAVKENSFLVKKIVFKVSLLPLVKLTSAVLVHVFFVFILLLLFVIYGYEPNLYWLQVGYYIACLFMLLLAIAWITSSVVIFFPDLGQLVAMATQFGFWLTPVFWDIDAIQGRAASYLRLNPFAYIVEGFRDSLIREVWFWERPTQTLFFWGVLIVLALVGWRTFKKLRPHFADVL, encoded by the coding sequence ATGAGTTGGCTCAGAGGCATGCTGGCGGATCGCAGGATTCTGTTGAGCCTGGTTTCCAATGATCTACGAGCCCGGTATTTGACCAACTACCTTGGTTTTTTATGGGTCTTTATTCAGCCTTGCGCAACCACATTGATTTTGTGGTTCGTGTTTCAGTTCGGCTTCAAAGCAGCGCCTCACGGGGACTTTCCCTTCGTCCTTTGGCTGGTGTGCGGGCTGGTTCCCTGGTTTTTCACCGTGGAGGCGTTGAACGCCGGTTGCACCGCAGTCAAGGAAAACAGCTTTCTGGTGAAGAAGATTGTTTTCAAGGTTTCTCTGTTGCCACTTGTGAAACTTACTTCGGCTGTACTCGTTCACGTGTTCTTCGTGTTCATCCTGTTGCTGTTGTTCGTTATTTATGGCTACGAACCCAACCTTTACTGGCTGCAGGTCGGTTATTACATCGCGTGCCTGTTCATGCTGTTACTGGCGATCGCCTGGATCACCAGTTCGGTGGTGATCTTCTTCCCAGATCTGGGTCAATTGGTGGCCATGGCCACTCAATTCGGTTTCTGGCTGACGCCTGTATTCTGGGATATTGATGCGATTCAGGGGCGCGCGGCTTCCTACCTGCGCTTGAATCCTTTCGCATACATAGTCGAAGGTTTCAGAGATTCGCTGATTCGCGAGGTCTGGTTCTGGGAGCGGCCTACCCAAACCCTGTTTTTCTGGGGGGTATTGATCGTTCTGGCGCTGGTTGGCTGGCGCACGTTCAAAAAATTGAGACCTCACTTTGCGGATGTTTTGTAA
- a CDS encoding acyltransferase family protein has product MKNTNKLDALTFLRFVAASLVVVFHYGATTVFYSALPFTLKIGPLMVTFFFVLSGFVISISHYKKKIEFGRFYLNRISRIFPAYFVSLLIFVAYSPAPTDMYDAVLALTMLQAWVPSYALIGNSPAWSISVEIFFYLVAPALILLSNKGEKSSAKLWIGFAVAVWAISQAVLMVMASPPFYTGYPSASHDLVFYFPLSHFCSFLLGFAGGIAYKNGFLRNQISDFVAISLLIATLLLINEVRIYGKVINDLFGYHVPYTSSFYSLLFLPAVYFCGLADNTLRRVIGSPALVLLGEASYALYIFQTPVHLGFESIVPSDMFTSPNIRFAVYFFMLALISIVVYKFVEAPIINFVKQKYKASYSASSLRLDSHTR; this is encoded by the coding sequence ATGAAAAACACAAATAAATTGGACGCCCTGACTTTTCTCAGGTTTGTCGCAGCGAGCTTGGTTGTAGTGTTTCATTATGGTGCAACTACTGTCTTCTACAGTGCGCTTCCTTTCACGTTGAAGATTGGCCCCTTGATGGTTACATTTTTCTTCGTGCTCTCTGGCTTCGTTATTTCGATATCGCATTATAAGAAAAAAATAGAATTTGGACGATTTTATCTCAATCGTATTTCGCGGATCTTCCCTGCCTACTTCGTCTCACTACTGATTTTCGTCGCGTACTCCCCTGCGCCAACAGACATGTATGATGCAGTACTAGCGCTTACGATGCTTCAGGCGTGGGTTCCCAGCTATGCACTGATAGGAAATAGTCCTGCATGGTCTATATCGGTCGAGATTTTTTTCTATCTGGTCGCACCAGCACTGATATTGCTTAGCAACAAAGGCGAAAAGTCTTCGGCAAAACTGTGGATCGGCTTTGCGGTGGCGGTGTGGGCGATCAGCCAAGCCGTACTAATGGTCATGGCATCCCCTCCGTTCTACACGGGCTACCCGTCAGCGTCTCACGATCTGGTTTTCTACTTTCCGCTCTCCCACTTCTGCAGCTTTTTACTGGGATTTGCGGGCGGCATCGCATACAAAAACGGGTTTCTGCGCAATCAGATATCTGACTTCGTTGCAATATCTCTACTGATTGCTACTTTATTGTTGATCAATGAAGTGAGGATCTACGGAAAGGTAATCAATGACTTGTTTGGATACCATGTACCCTATACCAGCAGTTTCTATTCGTTACTATTTCTACCCGCTGTTTATTTTTGCGGTTTAGCCGACAACACCTTGCGCAGGGTAATAGGCTCGCCAGCATTAGTATTGCTTGGCGAAGCAAGCTATGCGCTGTACATTTTCCAGACCCCGGTACACCTGGGCTTTGAGTCAATTGTACCTAGCGATATGTTTACGTCTCCAAATATAAGATTTGCTGTGTACTTTTTTATGCTGGCACTGATTTCGATAGTTGTTTATAAATTCGTTGAAGCCCCAATTATAAATTTCGTAAAACAAAAGTACAAGGCTTCCTACTCTGCGTCGAGCTTAAGATTAGATTCACATACCCGATGA
- a CDS encoding polysaccharide biosynthesis protein: MDRIRLFLLGLPRRQKRMLQVVTDIFLVWAALWMAFVVRLGVDEMVNPFKVHLWLFICAPCVAIPLFVRFGMYRAVMRYFGNDALVAIIKAVSLSSLVLALVVYWYSNHQVVVPRSIIFNYWWLSLVIIGGLRLCMRQYFMGDWFTAAQHVPFTSRDDGLTKVAIYGAGVAGNQLVAALRMGRVMRPVAFIDDDPGISDRSISGLQVYKPKHIQQMIDVTGAQEILLALPSSTRARRREILNLLEGFPLHVRSVPNFTDLASGRVRVEDIQEVDIADLLGRDSVPAQADLLERCIKGKTVMVTGAGGSIGSELCRQIFTMSPTTLILFEHSEFNLYSILSELEQRGSRESVSIRLLPILGSIRHQDKLLDVMKTWKVDTVYHAAAYKHVPMVEHNIAEGVLNNVIGTLNTAQAALQAGVSNFVLISTDKAVRPTNVMGSTKRLAELTLQALSREVAPVLFGDKANVSRVNKTRFTMVRFGNVLGSSGSVIPLFHSQIKAGGPLTVTHPKITRYFMTIPEAAQLVIQAGSMGQGGDVFVLDMGEPVKIVELAEKMIHLSGLSIRSERNPQGDISIEFTGLRPGEKLYEELLIGDNVAATPHPMIMRANEDHLSWDVLKGRLHELLAAVEKDDYSRVRQLLRETVSGYNPDGEIVDWIYQQRRMEP, encoded by the coding sequence ATGGACAGAATAAGGCTGTTTTTGTTGGGGCTGCCGCGCCGGCAAAAGAGAATGTTGCAAGTTGTCACCGACATCTTCCTCGTTTGGGCCGCGTTGTGGATGGCATTCGTGGTGCGACTCGGCGTGGACGAGATGGTCAACCCTTTCAAAGTCCACCTGTGGCTGTTTATCTGCGCTCCTTGTGTTGCCATCCCCCTGTTTGTCCGTTTCGGCATGTACCGCGCAGTCATGCGTTATTTCGGCAACGATGCTCTCGTGGCGATCATCAAGGCTGTCAGCCTGTCCTCTCTGGTTCTGGCGCTCGTCGTTTACTGGTACAGCAATCATCAAGTCGTTGTGCCACGGTCGATCATATTCAACTACTGGTGGTTGAGCCTCGTCATTATCGGTGGTCTGCGTTTGTGCATGCGTCAGTACTTCATGGGAGACTGGTTTACCGCCGCGCAACATGTCCCGTTCACCAGTCGCGATGATGGTTTGACCAAGGTCGCAATCTACGGAGCGGGTGTGGCGGGCAATCAGCTGGTAGCAGCGTTGCGCATGGGTCGGGTGATGCGGCCGGTTGCCTTCATTGATGATGATCCGGGGATTTCGGATCGCTCGATATCCGGCCTCCAGGTTTATAAACCTAAACACATTCAGCAAATGATCGATGTGACTGGCGCGCAGGAAATTCTCTTGGCATTGCCTTCTTCGACCCGTGCCCGGCGCCGGGAGATTCTCAATCTTCTGGAAGGGTTCCCGCTTCACGTGCGCAGTGTGCCGAACTTCACCGATCTAGCCAGCGGACGGGTCAGAGTGGAGGACATTCAGGAGGTAGATATCGCCGATCTTCTCGGGCGCGATTCGGTCCCGGCCCAAGCCGACTTGCTTGAACGTTGCATCAAAGGCAAGACCGTGATGGTGACAGGCGCCGGAGGCTCAATTGGATCGGAACTTTGCCGGCAGATTTTCACCATGTCACCGACCACGCTGATCTTGTTTGAACACAGTGAGTTCAACCTTTACAGCATTCTGTCAGAACTGGAACAGCGCGGAAGCCGGGAGTCGGTATCGATTCGCCTGTTGCCTATCCTGGGTTCGATCCGTCATCAGGACAAGCTGCTGGATGTGATGAAAACCTGGAAGGTCGACACGGTGTATCACGCAGCGGCGTACAAACATGTGCCGATGGTCGAGCACAACATCGCCGAGGGTGTGTTGAATAACGTCATCGGAACGTTGAACACTGCTCAGGCCGCTTTGCAGGCAGGGGTCTCGAATTTCGTATTGATCTCGACCGATAAGGCGGTGCGCCCCACCAATGTCATGGGCAGCACCAAGCGACTCGCCGAGTTGACGCTGCAGGCCCTGAGTCGGGAGGTGGCGCCGGTTTTGTTTGGCGACAAGGCAAACGTCTCTCGGGTTAACAAAACGCGCTTCACCATGGTGCGCTTTGGCAATGTCCTTGGTTCCTCCGGCTCGGTCATTCCGTTGTTTCATAGCCAGATCAAGGCAGGTGGACCGCTCACAGTCACTCACCCGAAAATCACTCGGTATTTCATGACCATTCCTGAAGCGGCCCAACTGGTTATTCAGGCCGGTTCCATGGGGCAGGGTGGCGATGTGTTCGTGCTGGATATGGGCGAGCCGGTAAAAATCGTCGAGCTGGCCGAGAAAATGATCCATCTATCAGGGCTTAGTATTCGTTCCGAACGCAATCCACAGGGTGATATTTCCATTGAATTTACCGGGTTGCGCCCAGGGGAGAAACTCTACGAAGAGCTCTTGATCGGCGACAATGTTGCGGCCACTCCGCATCCGATGATCATGAGGGCCAATGAAGATCATTTGTCGTGGGATGTGCTGAAGGGGCGATTGCACGAACTGCTCGCTGCAGTCGAAAAGGATGATTACTCCCGTGTGCGTCAGCTTTTGCGCGAAACGGTGAGTGGCTACAACCCTGACGGCGAGATCGTTGATTGGATCTACCAACAGCGTCGAATGGAGCCCTGA
- a CDS encoding ABC transporter ATP-binding protein, translated as MNAVNESAISVRNVSKVYRLYNKPVDRLVEALSPFGKHRHHDFHALTDVSFSVEKGQTVGILGKNGAGKSTLLKILTGVLTPSSGEVTVVGRVASLLELGAGFNPDYTGVENIYFQGSLMGYSHAEMQTRIAAILEFADIGDFVNQPVRMYSSGMFARLAFSVAINVEPDVLIVDEALSVGDAGFQLKCMLKMKHMQERGTTILFVSHDTQSVIRFCQAVIVMQNGQIIDYSTDVLTATKNYEKKVRNSSAAAATTVAEELHVDMSYEKELGDISEVRFGSHAAKINAVDFYSADGTLTSHFEPTEDVTMHCFVQSSTQIKEVVMGYSLRDAKGVDVAGDNTLLAGCKFDLDACAYKISFSFPLNVAPGEYFLFIGMASLDGERVELDQRWPMRKISVSGGRQIVGVAYCPSTVNVVKVV; from the coding sequence ATGAATGCAGTGAATGAGAGCGCAATCAGCGTCCGTAATGTCAGTAAGGTGTATCGGCTTTACAATAAGCCGGTTGACAGGTTGGTCGAGGCTCTTTCGCCATTCGGCAAGCACCGCCACCATGATTTTCACGCACTGACCGATGTTTCCTTCTCCGTTGAAAAAGGCCAGACGGTAGGGATCCTGGGAAAAAATGGTGCGGGCAAAAGTACCCTGTTGAAAATTCTCACGGGCGTCCTCACCCCGTCCAGCGGTGAGGTCACGGTTGTCGGCCGGGTCGCCTCACTGTTGGAATTGGGCGCTGGCTTCAACCCCGATTACACCGGCGTGGAAAATATCTATTTCCAGGGATCGCTGATGGGCTACTCCCATGCCGAAATGCAAACACGTATTGCGGCGATACTGGAATTTGCGGACATCGGTGATTTCGTCAACCAGCCCGTGCGCATGTACAGCAGCGGGATGTTTGCGCGACTCGCATTTTCTGTGGCGATCAACGTCGAGCCGGATGTGTTGATCGTGGACGAAGCATTGAGCGTCGGTGATGCCGGTTTTCAGCTCAAATGCATGCTCAAGATGAAGCATATGCAAGAGCGCGGAACCACGATTCTGTTCGTCTCTCACGATACCCAATCGGTCATCCGCTTTTGCCAAGCGGTAATCGTGATGCAGAACGGCCAGATCATCGACTACAGCACCGATGTATTGACGGCGACCAAAAACTACGAAAAGAAAGTTCGTAACAGCAGTGCCGCTGCGGCAACCACTGTCGCAGAAGAACTGCACGTCGACATGTCGTATGAAAAGGAACTTGGCGATATTTCGGAAGTTCGATTCGGTTCTCACGCCGCGAAAATCAACGCCGTGGATTTTTACAGCGCAGATGGCACGTTGACCAGTCACTTCGAGCCCACCGAAGACGTCACCATGCATTGCTTCGTCCAGTCCAGCACGCAGATCAAGGAAGTGGTGATGGGCTACTCACTGCGAGACGCGAAAGGTGTCGACGTCGCGGGGGACAATACGTTATTGGCCGGATGCAAGTTTGACCTCGATGCGTGCGCCTACAAAATCAGTTTTTCCTTCCCGCTGAATGTCGCGCCGGGTGAGTACTTCCTGTTTATCGGAATGGCCAGTCTGGACGGCGAGCGCGTTGAACTGGATCAACGTTGGCCGATGCGCAAAATCAGCGTATCGGGTGGACGACAGATCGTGGGAGTCGCTTATTGTCCGTCAACAGTCAACGTTGTGAAGGTTGTTTGA